Proteins from a single region of Gordonia hongkongensis:
- a CDS encoding MBL fold metallo-hydrolase yields MTFHRDVVPGIHWLEYAYTNQYLIEDQDRLILVDCGLPRSYEPLVKAIRELGRDTDAVTDLIITHGHFDHVGTARRLAREWRIPVHVHRDDAWLASHPYRYAHQNATRFGVPLRHPRSLRLLGRMAAAGAFTVRGVDHLDVTPFGDDALLPGGAQVVPTPGHTYGHVSLHFPLRDAVIAGDALVTLDPYTAATGPRMIAGSATADLDRNRASLDALAATDAKSLLPGHGVPWHHGVAVAVDRARQTNG; encoded by the coding sequence ATGACCTTCCATCGTGACGTCGTCCCCGGCATCCACTGGCTCGAGTACGCCTACACGAATCAGTACCTGATCGAGGACCAGGACCGGCTGATCCTCGTCGACTGTGGACTCCCCCGTTCGTACGAACCCCTCGTCAAGGCCATCCGGGAACTCGGCCGTGACACCGATGCCGTGACCGACCTGATCATCACGCATGGTCATTTCGATCACGTCGGCACCGCGCGCCGCCTGGCGCGCGAGTGGCGGATCCCGGTCCACGTCCATCGCGACGATGCGTGGCTGGCGTCCCATCCCTACCGCTACGCGCATCAGAACGCGACCAGATTCGGAGTGCCCCTTCGTCATCCGCGTTCGCTACGCCTGCTCGGACGCATGGCGGCGGCCGGTGCGTTCACGGTGCGCGGCGTCGATCACCTGGATGTGACGCCTTTCGGCGATGATGCCCTGCTCCCCGGTGGCGCGCAGGTGGTGCCGACTCCCGGTCACACCTACGGCCATGTGTCGCTGCACTTTCCATTGCGCGACGCGGTCATCGCCGGCGACGCGCTCGTCACCCTCGATCCGTACACCGCGGCGACCGGCCCGCGCATGATCGCCGGTTCCGCAACCGCCGACCTCGATCGCAATCGGGCGTCGCTCGACGCGCTGGCAGCGACGGACGCGAAGTCTCTGCTTCCCGGGCACGGGGTGCCGTGGCATCACGGGGTGGCCGTCGCGGTCGACCGGGCGCGTCAGACCAACGGCTGA
- a CDS encoding putative immunity protein codes for MILPTVFDPRLVTIRRGGTLTDADHHLLALWAARCAEHVLPLFESARPDDARPREAIAAVRAWTRGELAMMESRAAGGHAMGAARDLRGAPRFAAYAAGQAAVTAHVASHDLGAAAYAIKAVRSAHGVDAGRHECAWQRRHLPVRVRELVLDDQRARNYLCWQVFIDDRHQVGNR; via the coding sequence ATGATCCTCCCCACAGTGTTCGACCCCCGCTTGGTCACCATCCGTCGTGGCGGGACACTCACCGACGCCGATCACCACTTGCTGGCGCTCTGGGCGGCACGGTGTGCGGAGCACGTTCTGCCCTTGTTCGAGTCGGCACGGCCGGATGACGCTCGCCCCAGGGAGGCAATCGCGGCGGTCCGCGCGTGGACCCGGGGCGAACTGGCGATGATGGAGTCGCGCGCCGCCGGCGGACACGCCATGGGTGCCGCCCGCGATCTACGTGGCGCACCGCGGTTCGCCGCCTACGCCGCCGGGCAAGCGGCGGTGACCGCGCACGTCGCATCGCACGACCTCGGTGCCGCGGCGTACGCGATCAAGGCGGTCCGGTCCGCACACGGGGTCGACGCGGGTAGACACGAATGCGCTTGGCAGCGAAGACATCTCCCTGTTCGGGTACGCGAGTTGGTGCTCGACGACCAACGTGCCCGCAATTACCTGTGCTGGCAGGTCTTCATCGACGATCGACATCAGGTCGGCAATCGGTGA
- a CDS encoding winged helix-turn-helix transcriptional regulator yields the protein MMHLKGPLAERDSWEASGCSIAKAIDLVGTRSAILILREAFYGATRFDQFSRRVGISDAVASARLRELTEAGIFTKVPYRDAGQRERFEYQLTDMGRDLFPVVMSLMQWGNDHLQPDGPPLTVTDRAQAPVRVGVVAEPTAVLTPEDVEVQIARRRR from the coding sequence ATGATGCACCTGAAGGGCCCGCTGGCCGAACGCGACAGCTGGGAGGCGAGCGGCTGCTCGATCGCGAAGGCGATCGACCTGGTGGGCACCCGGTCGGCGATCCTCATCCTGCGGGAGGCCTTCTACGGCGCCACCAGGTTCGATCAGTTCAGCCGGCGGGTCGGGATCAGCGACGCGGTCGCGTCGGCCCGCCTGCGCGAACTCACCGAGGCCGGGATCTTCACCAAGGTCCCTTACCGCGACGCCGGGCAGCGCGAACGGTTCGAGTATCAGCTCACCGACATGGGCCGCGATCTGTTTCCCGTGGTGATGTCGTTGATGCAGTGGGGCAACGACCATCTGCAGCCCGACGGCCCGCCGCTCACCGTCACCGACCGAGCCCAGGCGCCCGTACGCGTGGGCGTCGTCGCCGAACCCACCGCGGTTCTCACACCCGAGGACGTCGAGGTGCAAATCGCCCGGCGCCGCCGCTGA
- a CDS encoding acetyl-CoA C-acyltransferase, translating to MRSAVIVDAVRTPIGKGKPTGALHDVHPVDLLAHSLRAVVDRSGVDPELVDDVITGVVSQVGEQSFNIARRALLAAGYPVSVPGVSVDRQCGSGQQAIAFAAQGIIAGTYDIAVAAGVESMSRIPMGSAVAGTADLNGRAFGERYSQGLVGQGISAELIAARWAISRREIDEFSLRSHDLAATATKNGLFDDELAPIAGLTSDEGIRLGGNLDDLARLRPAYYDEAIARRFPEIDWRITAASASQISDGSSAVLLMSEEKAVELGLRPRARVHTIAVAGDDPLLMLTGIIPATRKALSRSGLRVEDIDLFEVNEAFAPVVLAWSREFGVDVDRVNVNGGAIALGHPLGASGARLATTGLNALEQRGGRYLLQTMCEAGGLANATIYERLS from the coding sequence ATGAGATCTGCGGTCATCGTCGACGCTGTTCGCACACCCATCGGCAAGGGCAAGCCCACCGGCGCCCTCCATGACGTTCATCCCGTCGACCTCCTCGCGCACAGCCTCCGAGCAGTCGTGGACCGTTCGGGTGTCGATCCCGAACTCGTCGACGACGTGATCACCGGTGTTGTCAGTCAGGTGGGGGAGCAGAGTTTCAACATCGCGCGGCGCGCGCTCCTGGCCGCCGGCTACCCCGTATCCGTGCCGGGGGTCTCCGTTGACCGCCAATGCGGAAGCGGGCAACAGGCCATCGCGTTCGCCGCGCAGGGCATCATCGCGGGCACGTACGACATCGCGGTCGCCGCGGGTGTCGAATCGATGTCCCGTATCCCGATGGGCTCGGCCGTTGCCGGTACCGCCGATCTCAACGGACGGGCGTTCGGCGAACGATACTCGCAGGGCCTCGTGGGTCAGGGCATCTCGGCGGAACTGATCGCCGCCCGCTGGGCCATCTCGCGACGTGAGATCGATGAATTCTCCTTGCGGTCACACGATCTCGCCGCCACTGCCACCAAGAACGGACTCTTCGACGACGAACTCGCGCCCATCGCGGGGCTGACGTCAGACGAGGGAATTCGTCTCGGGGGCAACCTCGACGACCTCGCCCGGCTGCGGCCGGCCTACTACGACGAGGCGATCGCGCGTCGGTTCCCCGAGATCGACTGGCGGATCACCGCGGCGAGTGCGAGTCAGATCAGCGACGGGTCGTCGGCGGTGCTGCTGATGAGCGAGGAGAAGGCCGTCGAACTCGGTTTGCGTCCGCGCGCACGGGTGCACACCATCGCGGTCGCCGGCGACGACCCACTCCTGATGCTCACCGGCATCATCCCGGCGACGCGGAAGGCACTGTCACGCAGTGGTTTGCGTGTCGAGGACATCGACCTGTTCGAGGTGAACGAGGCGTTCGCGCCGGTGGTCCTGGCGTGGTCGCGGGAGTTCGGGGTGGACGTGGATCGAGTCAACGTCAACGGCGGTGCGATCGCGCTCGGCCACCCGCTTGGTGCCAGCGGTGCCCGCCTCGCGACCACGGGACTCAACGCGCTGGAACAGCGCGGCGGTCGTTACCTCCTGCAAACGATGTGTGAGGCAGGCGGATTGGCCAACGCGACGATCTACGAGCGACTCAGCTGA